From Ndongobacter massiliensis:
CTGCCGAAGCGAAGGAAGTTATTTGGATGCAAGAACAGGTGCGCGGCGTCGAAGTCCATGACGATGTAAAAAAATATGCGTTGACTCTCTGCCGTGCGACGCGCAAACAGGACCAGATTGCATTGGGGGCAAGCCCGCGCGCCGCGCAGATGCTGCTCTCAGCATCCAAAGCGCGTGCCCTGTTACAGGGGCGTGACTTTGTTACGCCGGACGATGTGCAGGATCTTGCCTGTGATGTGCTGGCGCATCGCCTGATTTTGACGCCGGCAGCGCGTGCCCAGGGAATTTCCGTAGAATCCATTCTCCAAACCCTCCTTCGGGAAACGGCGGCGCCTCGATGAAAGGCGTTCGTCCCCGCTTTTTTCTCTGGGTGATCGGGCTGATACTTCTGTATTTTCTGGCAAATTTGCAGCTGCGCGCCTTTCCGCACATTTTACTGGTTTTCTGGCTTCTGATGCCCATCCTTTCGGTGGTTTGCAGTCTGATTTCCGCCGGGCGCCTAACGCTTGCGGTGCGTACGGAACCGGATCACCTGACGCGCGAGGAAAAGGGCTTGTGGCGCTGTGTCTTGCAAAATCGTTCGCGGTGGCTCGCCTTTTTTTTACGTTTTCCGGAGTTGAAACGCAAGAAAGGCCATCGGTCGCATCCGCTGGAGCTCATGCTTCGCCCGGGAGAAACGCGGCAGGTGGTCCTTCCTTATGTGGCGCCCCATGCAGGGCGGTATTCTCTGCAAGCAAAAGAGCCAATTTTTGAAGATCTGCTTGGTTTTTTTTGGCTGAGTTTTTCCCATCGTTTTGCGGATATCCGAACCAGCTGTTGCAGTTTGCCGAAAATGGAGTCGGTCGTTTTTCCGGCCGGATTTTTGCGCACATTTGATCGCTTTCAGACGCCGAAACAGCGCAAAAGCTTTCAATCGCTTTCGGATGAAGTTTTCTCGATTGAGCCATGGAGCCATGGGCAGAGTCTTGCCCATACCCATTGGAAGCTCAGTGCCCGGATGCAGCAGTGGATGATTCGTCATTATACCGATTCGACGAGGGAACCGCTCCGCTTCCAATACGTGTTGCAATCGCCGAGCAGAGAGCCCTCCATTTTTCTTTCGGGCATAACTTCCGATGCCGATCCTGCGGACGAGGCGCTCCTTTCGCGCAGGGATACCTTATTGGAAGCGTCGCTTGCTTTTCTGCAGTTTTCACTTTCCATGGGAAGCGCTGTGGAAGTGCAACAATCAGACGGTTCGCTGATCCTGTTTCAGGATTCGAAGGAATTGACCGCGGCGCGCGACAGGATGGGTTCCTTTCCGTTTCGAGTGGCCGAACAACGCTTGCAACTACAAGCCGATCGACGTCTGGTTCTCTGGGTTCAAAAAATCACACCCGTACTCGTCGGAGCTCTGCTGGAGCGACCGGCGATGGCGCAAAATATCCTAGTGCTGAGTTTTCAAGATACTGCGGAAGCGTCCCTGCAGCATTCGTTGAAGCAGGCGGGGTACACCTGCCTCTGGCTGGATCAAAAATCGGAGGATACCGATGCGTGCAAACAATGAACAGCGTTGGAATCTTTTACAGTCGTGGCTGACGACGGCCCTTTTCAGCGTGGTTCTTTACCATACGGTTTTTCACTATGCCGGGTTTTCCAATGAAAACTTATTGTTGGCAGCGCTGTGCAGTCTGCTATTTACCGTCGCTTTTCGTTGTATTTTTCAATTTTGGAAAATCACATTGCCGATTTTTGCATTGGTTGTCCTTGTCGTGGCGTTGCAGTTTTTTGTTGGATGGAATTTTCCACTTTCGATACTGTCCCGTACCTTCTGGGCAGCACTATTTGAACAGGGTAAAGCGGTTTTTACCGCTTTTCTTGCGGCGCCGGGTGGGGTGCTGGACCTTGCGGGCGGCTCTGTCTTTGTTCTCCTGCTGACGTCGTTTCTTGCGACCGTTACGGTATGGGTGCTGCCCATTCCCATCCTTAACATGGCCCTGTTGATTCTTCCGTATTTTACGATGAAGGATCTTACATCCGATCCCAACTGGATCCTCTATCTGTTGCTGGGGCTGTATTGTGTGTATTCCTCCTATGCCTATCGCCAGGATCCGAGCGAACGAGAGCAGCGTCCGCCCATTCTATTCGGTGTCGGGCTCCTCGTTCTGACCTTCCTCGTACAATCTTTTTTGGGACCGGAGTTCTTTTTTAATGAGGAACTCTCCAAGCGCTTGAACGACTGGAACCCCTCCGAGGGCGGCGAAGTGTCCCCATTCTCGCTCGAAGACCTCGGATATTATCCGATGGGACGCCGCCGAATTGGGGGTCCGATTGCACTCGATGAGGCACCGTTTCTGGAAATTTCCGCGCCGCCGTTTTCCTTTTATCTGCGCGGAACTGCCTACGACTACTTCGACGGACGTGCATGGGGATTTTCCGAGCGTCAGGTCTTGCAGGGCTTTCGTTCGGATCCGGATTATCCCGATCATTTTGACGGAAAGCAGGCACAATTGTTTTGGTTTCCCACGCCAGAGGATCGGGATGCCCTGCTTTCCGAAGGAATTTTTCAGCCGATTCTCTATACCTTGCGCTCTGTCGGTGCCAATCGCACCGTCTTTCACGGGGGAAAGCCCACGCTATTGGCGCGAAATGCACGCGGCTCTGAGTTTTTGTCTTTCCCCGATTTTGCCGGTGCCGCCATTGCTCAGACCGATGAATTTCTTTTCAGTCAAAATGGAATGCTGATTGCACGCCATTACTACTCCGATGCGCCGATCTCCATACAGGATTGCGTGCTGCCCTTAAAGCAGACCGATTTTACGGAAGAACAGAGCGCAATGCTGGATCGTTTGGAGCCGTTGCGAAAAGGCCGGGGGATGCGCCAATATGAACCGCTGGTGCGCGCCTATGATCCTGCTTTGGCGGAAATCCTCTACGACGAATCACATTCGTTCGGTACTTTGGTGCAGGACTTAAACGCTCATTTTAATGAATTTTATCGGTATACACTGGCAGTGCGGCCACTTCCGGAAAAAGAAACGGTGCTGTCGGATTTTCTGCAAACCAAGGAAGGCTATTGTGTATATTTTGCCAGTACGTGGACGGCATTGTTGCAGGATTTGGGATACGACGTGCGATACGTGGAAGGATTGCTTGTCCCCGCACAGGAGGCGGCACCCGGAAAACAGGTTTCGCGCACGTTGAGTGCCCAACAGGGCCATGCCTGGCTGGAGATCAATACGGCAAAAGCTGGGTATGTACCTGTTGAAGCTACGCCCGCATCGCACATAGCCGATGTTGCAAATTTGACGGCGAGCGCCGAAACACCGCAGGACTCGATCGAAGAATCTGTGCCGCCGCAAGAATCTTCTGAACCCGCATCGACATCTTCCGTTTCCGATTCAAGGGAACCGGAGGAACCGCCTGCACCCGAACCGGAGCGTTCGAAAGCAACGCTGCTCTGGGCGCTGCCCGTCTTACTGCTGCTTTTCGTCGCCCTTGTCGCCTTTTTGCGACTGCGAGCATGGCACAACAGCGTGAATGAAGTGGCTGCCTTGCAGCGCTACGATCAGGCAGATTCAAAGGGGAAAAGGGAACAGGCCTTGGCAAACTGGGCGCGTCTGCGCCGTCTGCATGAATACAGCGGAGAAACCTTCCATTTGGAAGATACCGTACGTACCATCTTTGCGCGGTTGGAAAGTGCGGAGGGTGGAATAGATTCCTCCGAATTTCTTACCGGAATGGAATCGTTGTGTTATGCAAAACGTCCGCTTTCGACGCAAAATTTCCAGCAGTTGCTGCGCCTGCGCATCGAAAAAGAGTACCAAGTTCGTTCCACCTTGGGAACGATGCGCTGGTTTTTGCACTGTGTCGTCGCTGTGCCGAAATGAGAATATATTAACAATTAAACAACAAAAGATTCGAAATGAGAGTCCTCTGCCACGAAAGGAGCATGAAATGAAAATCGTAATCTTAGATGCATTCGGCATGAACCCCGGAGATCTTTCCTGGGCGCCATTGGAAAAATTGGGAGAATTTATCTGCTACGAAGAAACGGATTCGGATGATCGCGCGGAAGTTCGTCGGCGCATCGGCGACTGTGAAATTCTTTTAGACAGTAAGGTGATTTTAGATCGGGAGCTTCTGCAAGATTGTCCGAATCTTCGTTATATCGGCATCACGGCAACGGGTTATAACTGCGTGGATCTCGACGCTTGTCGGGAACTGGGCATTACTGTGACAAATATTCCGCAATACAGTACGGAAGCGGTCGCGCAGCATACGATCGCGCTGTTGTTGGAAGCTTGTTGTCAAGTTGGTCATCATGCACAGGCCGTGCGCGACGGCCGTTGGGCGCAAAGCAATCGCTGGTGCTTCTGGGATATGCCATTGATTGAGCTTGCCGGAAAAACGATGGGCATTATCGGCTACGGCGCCATCGGAAAAGCCGTCGGACGTATTGCCGAAGCGCTCGGTATGAAGCTGCTTGTCAATGCGCGCACAAAACACCCGGAGCTGGAACATGCGAATTTGCGATTTGCCGACAAAGAAACCATATTCGCGCAGGCGGACGTGATTTCATTGCATTGTCCGCTGACGGATGCGACAAGGCATCTGATCAATGCGACAAGCATCGCTGCGATGAAAGACGGCGTCATTTTACTGAATGCGAGTCGCGGACCCTTGATTGACGAAAAAGCTTTAGCGGAGGGACTGCGCAGTAAAAAAATTCGCTATGCAGGCCTAGACGTAACGGAAAAAGAACCGCTGCCGGAAGACAGCCCGTTATCGCAGCTTCCAAATTGTTTTATCACGCCGCACATTGCATGGGTGCCGGTGGAAACGAGACAGCGTTTGTTGGATGCGGTCGTAGCCAATTTGGTCGCATATCTGGAAAAATGCCCGGTGAACGTGATTTCTTAGCTTCCTAGGCAAGGCGCCCTATCTTGTCGCAAAATAATCATTTTGTGACAAAAATTATATTTCGTTTTCGACCTCATTTTGCATGGACGCATGCTCCTTTCCCCTGCTCCTATAGGGATCCTTCTTGTGCGGACCTTCAAAACTGGAACCCGAGGCTGCTCCATGATAAAATGAGTACATCAATTTCGGCGAATTGCATTGAATTGCATTTATGGAAGTATTTTGTTGCATTTTCGATTCGCTGAAAATACTGTAATAAGGAGAGTTTCATGACAGATTCCCGTAATCGTAAGACCGCCCCGACGGATCCGCGCGAAGAATCACCGCAGGCGACGAATTTCATACATCAGATTATCGACGAGGAATTGGCGCCGGGCGGACGCTGTGAAGGGGAAACGGTAATCACCCGCTTCCCTCCCGAGCCCAACGGATACTTGCACATCGGGCATGCCAAGGCCATTTGCATTGACTTCGGAACGGCGGAGAAATACAACGGACTGTGCAATTTGCGCATGGATGATACCAATCCGGTGAAAGAAGATGAACACTACGTCCAACGGATCAAGGATGATATCCATTGGCTCGGCTTTGATTGGGGGGATCACTTTTATCACGCCTCGGATTATTTTCAAAAAATGTTTGAATGCGCCATTGTCTTGATTAAAAAAGGCCTTGCCTTCGTTTGTGATTTGTCTGCGGAAGAACTGCGGGAATACCGCGGGACGCTCACCGAACCGGGCAAAGAAAGCCCTTATCGCAATCGCAGCGTCGAAGAGAATTTGGATCTGTTTCTACGCATGAAAGCCGGCGAATTTGCGGACGGTGAAAAAACGCTGCGTGCCAAAATCGATATGAGCTCCGGCAATATCAACATGCGTGATCCGGTGATTTACCGCATTGCGCATCGCTCGCATCACCGCACGGGCGATGATTGGTGTATCTATCCGATGTACGATTATGCGCATCCCTTGGAAGACGCGTTTGAGGGCATTACGCACTCCCTCTGCTCGCTGGAGTTCGAGTCCCATCGCCCGCTCTACGACTGGGTGGTGGACAATACGGATGTACCGCACAAGCCGCGTCAAATCGAGTTTGCACGTCTCAATTTAACGGGCACGGTCATGAGCAAACGAAAATTACGTCAATTGGTGGAAAGCAAGGTTGTGGACGGTTGGGACGATCCGCGACTCCCGACTCTGTCCGGATTGCGTCGTCGCGGGTATACACCGCAGAGCATTCGCAACTTCTGCGAACGCATCGGCGTGGCAAAAGTCGACAGCATGGTCGACCATCGTTTCCTCGAATACTGTTTACGCGAAGATCTCGACCGCACGGCACCGCGCGGCATGGCGGTATTGGATCCGGTCAAGCTTATTATTGACGACTATCCGGAGGGAAAATCGGAAGAATGTGTCGTATCCAATCATCCGAAGGACAATTCCATGGGCACACACACCATCCCCTTCCGCCGCGAAGTATGGATTGAACGAGAAGACTTCATGGAAGTGCCGGCAAAAAAATATTTTCGTCTTTTCCCCGGAAATGAAGTGCGTCTGCGCGGCGCCTACATCATTCGCTGCACCGGCTGCGAGAAAGATGAAGACGGGAACATCATCGCCGTCCATGCAACGCACGATCCGGACAGTTTCGGCGGGCAGGCGCCGGACGGAAGAAAAATAAAGGGAACCATCCATTGGGTGCCCGTCAAAGAAGCCGTTTCTTGCGAGGTGCGTCTCTATGATTCGCTTTTTACGGTCGAAGTACCGGATGCGGATGAACGCGAATACACGGAGCTCATCAACCCGAATTCACTGCAAGTGATACCGACGGCATATTTGGAACCGTGGCTTGCCGACGCCGACCCGGATATGCGCTATCAATTCATGCGACAGGGTTATTTCTGTGAGGACAATCATTACTCCACTCCGGAACAGCGTGTTTTTAATCGGATTGTGACATTGCGAGACAGCTATCGCCCGGAGTAAAGAAAAGAGGGATTTATGAAATACGATCTGACGCAGGTGGCTGCGGGCAGGGATGTCCTGGCTCTGCGCCGTAAGGGACAAAAAAAACGAACCTTCGGCTTGGTTTTCCTCAGTTTTTTGTTGCCGATCGTAGCGCTGCTTCCAGGGTTCGCCTATGCCGGCATTGCGCCGTTCGGTACGAATACCACAATGGCGGTCGATCTGCGTCACGAATATGTAGGATTTTACGAGGCATACCGCTATGCACTTGCGCAGCCGTCCGGATTCTTTTATTCGATGACGAAATCTCTGGGCGGCGAGATGATCGGGACTTTCAGTTACTACATGGCAAGTCCCCTTCATCTCCTGTTCTTCCTTTTCCCGAGGGAAGCGCTGCCTGCGATAATTGAGATCGTACAGCTGTTAAAGATCGGCCTTGCCGGCGCCTCTTTTTCGCTGCTTCTCATTCATCGGGAGCACGGCGAGGATTGGCGTGTCGTCTTGTTTTCAACCCTGTATGGTCTTTTGTCTTTTGCGACGGCGAATTTGCTCAATCATATGTGGCTGGATCCGATTCTTCTCTTCCCTCTGGTCATACTTGCACTGGAAAATTTACTGCGCGAAAAAAATCCGCTCCCCTATGTTCTTGTTTTAGCTTTGAGCATTTTTACGAACTACTACATTGCCTATATGGGCTGCATTTTCCTCGCCCTTTATGCAATCTACGCCTTGGTGCGCATGCCGCGCGACCCGAAGATGGAGCACGGTCACTGGTTTATACAGCAGATAAAACGCTATCTCCGTTTCATTTTTTATTCCGTACTGGCCGCTGGCATTTGCGCTTTTGTACTGCTTCCCACCCTGCAGTCGATTCTTGCCAGCAAAGGCACCTATGCGGAAAATGTCGTCGCCGGCTGGGTATTGGACTATCCGCTTGCGGACTTTTTTGCGAAACTGCTCCCGGCAGCGTTTAACTACGACCAAGTTCCCAGCGGTCTGCCCAATGTTTTTTGCGGCACGGTTACGCTGCTTTTCAGTATTCTCTACTTTATGAACGGACGGATTGCTCTGCGGGAGCGCTTTGTTTCTTTCGCCATTCTCGTCTTTCTGTTTCTCTCGATGAATGTCAAGAACCTTACGATTTTTTGGCATGGAATGCAGTATCCGATTTGGTATGAATACCGTTTCTCTTGGCTGTTCAGCTTCTTCTCGCTGCTTCTCGCCTACCGGTCGATGCGCCGAACGCCCCGCCCTGCTCTGGTCTTTTACCTGATCGCCACCATTCTCTATGCGGGGTTGCTCGTTTATCTGTGGCGGAATTTGACGCGCTATCCTTTTCTCACGCATTACCACATTCTTGCGGGCGCCGCGGTATGGGTGATTGTATCGCTTCTTCTGTTCCTGCGCCCGGTGCGCAACCGCGCGGTCGCCGTGCTTTTGCTCTTGGTCTGTTTCTTGGAAATGAGCACGAATGCCGCATTTCACACCGGTTGCTACAGCTACGAATCCTGGGCGGAGTTTTTGTTGATGGAGAAACAGGTTGGCGAACCATTGCGTAAAATTTCACCGTCTACCGACGAGTTTTGGCGCACGGAAAAGACTTTTATGCACGATAACAATGATGGAATGCGTTTTTGTTCTCCGACGATTACCCACTTCAATTCCACCTTGGAACGGGAGAATGTCGATTTATTCGCCTCTCTTGGCTTTGCCACGACGCAAAACTCGATTAACGGTACGAACGGAACAAAAATAACCGATGCAATTTTCGGCGTTCGTTACTATCTGGAGGGGAATCCCAACGCTTTCAAACTCCAGGCGCCGGGCATTGACCGCCTCAAACCGAAGAGTCATCGACCGGATTTATCGAGTATGACCCTGTTGGAAGAGACGCCCTATGTGCGCAGCTATGAAAATAAACAGGCAATGCCGTTGGGACTTCTCGCAGAGGCGGATATCGCCACGCTGTTGTCGAATCACGCCAATCCGGCGGATTATCAGGACCGCCTGCTCAATGTGTTGGATGGTGCGTCCGGAGAAGTCAATTATTTGGAACGCCTCCCGCTCGATGGAGTGACGCTCGAAAATTGCACAGAGACAGGTGCCAAATCCCTGCAGGATGAACCGACGACGTATCAGAAAACGGATGAACAAAAGCCGGCTCGTATTTCTTTTACCTTTACCGTAAAAGATTCCGCTGCGCATTACCTGAGTGTGTCCAATCTTCTGAATTCGAAAAATTCGAAGTTGTTACTGGATGGAGAAGAACTGAGTAACAAACGGGTGGGCAGTCACCGCAATTCCCAGCTTTACAATGTCGCAAACGGAGAAGCTGGCGGCGAGCAACATACCTTTACGGTGGAAATGAAAGATACTTCATCCCTTATCATTTCTAATATCAGTTTATTCCGTCTGGATGAACCCGGATTGGAAAAAGCGAGCGCATTTCAACAGAAAAACGGCTTGCGTTTAACGAAGCGGAGGGACACGGAAATTGAGGGAAGCGTATCGGCAACAAAAGACACGCCCTACCTTCTGCTTACATTGCCCTACAGTTCCGGTTGGTCGGCGACGGTGGACGGAGCGCCCGTTGCCACCAAAAAAGTGTTGGGACAACTCCTGGTTCTCCCCATCACTCCGGGGGAACACGACATTCAATTGACCTACTCCCTGCCCGGTTTTGAGGCTGGAAAAATTGTCTCTATCGGTACACTGACGCTGGCGTTAATGTTGGGCATTACCCATGCGGTCATTCAACGTAGACGGCGCAAAGAAGAAGGAGAAATCGCATGAAACTTTCCCGCGTACGTGTACTCTACGCAGTTCTCTCCTCCGCAGCTATGGGACTTGCCATGATTTCCCTGCTCAATCTCTTCCCGCAGGCGCGCATTTTTCTGCTCCTGGGTGCGACGGTTTTGATCGCCTTGTCTTCCTATATCGATTATCATTATTGGCGCTGTCCGCATTGTCATACGCATTTAGGCAAAAGGATGAGCCGAAAAATGAATGCTTGCCCGGAATGCGGGGCAGAAATTGATTTTGAGGCAATAATAAAGTAAGTCGATGGGTGCATGCAAAGAGAACAAAAAGTGCTGCGATAGGATTGTTCCGCCGCAGCACTTTTTTTTGTATTCTATTTTTCAAGAATTACTTTACCAGATAAAACTCGGGCCGTTCAAAGATGGTGCGTATCGCGACAATGGCCGCACCGTGAACCATGGAATCATGTTCTACCATACTCATGCGAATCTGTGTGGTCTTAAAAATCGAGGGAAGCACGCGTTCTTTTACTCTTGTGATAATGCGATCGAGCATCCGTTCCGGTAAAATGTGCGCCATTTCATCACCAATTACGACCACCTGGGGATTAAAGGTATTGATGACATTTACCACTCCGATTGCCAGATAATCACAGGCTTCAAAAAACAGCTGGGCGGCTTCAGGATTCTCTTCCTTTACCATAAGTGCGGCATCCTGAAAATGCAATTCCTTTTTTGGTTGAAGCTTTTCATTCACTGCACGGGTAAATGCAATGGAGGAACAATAATTTTCCAGGCAACCACGGTTCCCACAGCTGCATTTCGGACCGTGTATATCAATACAAGTATGGCCGATTTCTCCGGCGGTTCCATTGTAGCCGACTAACAGTTCTCCCTTGCTGACAATGCCGGCGCCAACGCCTTGACCAGCGGCAATGTAGACAAGAACATCCGGCTCGGTCTTATCATCGCGGTACCAATACTGCGCCATGGCCGCTGCATTGGCATCTTGCTCGATGCAGATTGGAATTGAAAAACGTCGCTGAAGTTCCTCCCGAAGATGAATCTTGCTCCAGCCTTCCATACTGGTCATCAGCTGAATCCGCCCCTCGCGGTAACTGTAGGGTCCCGGGATAGCAACCCCCATCGACAGCACGCGGCGCCGTGGATATGCTTTAATCTGTTCCTCCATTTCCCGCATGATGCGCTGAAAAACCTGACTTACCTCTTCTTTCGAAGAGATCGAACCGCGCTTGACAGACACCGCTTCGCCCATTAGATTAAACACGCCGACGGAATAATCGCGACGAGCAATTCGTATACCTGCCACCAGATAATTATCCTTATTGATTTCCAATGCAATGGAGCGCCTGCCCTTGTTTCCCGGTAGGAATCCCACTTCCCGGACCAGCTTCCACTCCAGAAAATCATTGATGATATTCGTTACCGTTGCTT
This genomic window contains:
- a CDS encoding DUF58 domain-containing protein, whose product is MKGVRPRFFLWVIGLILLYFLANLQLRAFPHILLVFWLLMPILSVVCSLISAGRLTLAVRTEPDHLTREEKGLWRCVLQNRSRWLAFFLRFPELKRKKGHRSHPLELMLRPGETRQVVLPYVAPHAGRYSLQAKEPIFEDLLGFFWLSFSHRFADIRTSCCSLPKMESVVFPAGFLRTFDRFQTPKQRKSFQSLSDEVFSIEPWSHGQSLAHTHWKLSARMQQWMIRHYTDSTREPLRFQYVLQSPSREPSIFLSGITSDADPADEALLSRRDTLLEASLAFLQFSLSMGSAVEVQQSDGSLILFQDSKELTAARDRMGSFPFRVAEQRLQLQADRRLVLWVQKITPVLVGALLERPAMAQNILVLSFQDTAEASLQHSLKQAGYTCLWLDQKSEDTDACKQ
- a CDS encoding ROK family protein, yielding MQKAIRGYNQDNIQDMNRTLLLHILQKEKKCARITLANQSGLKQATVTNIINDFLEWKLVREVGFLPGNKGRRSIALEINKDNYLVAGIRIARRDYSVGVFNLMGEAVSVKRGSISSKEEVSQVFQRIMREMEEQIKAYPRRRVLSMGVAIPGPYSYREGRIQLMTSMEGWSKIHLREELQRRFSIPICIEQDANAAAMAQYWYRDDKTEPDVLVYIAAGQGVGAGIVSKGELLVGYNGTAGEIGHTCIDIHGPKCSCGNRGCLENYCSSIAFTRAVNEKLQPKKELHFQDAALMVKEENPEAAQLFFEACDYLAIGVVNVINTFNPQVVVIGDEMAHILPERMLDRIITRVKERVLPSIFKTTQIRMSMVEHDSMVHGAAIVAIRTIFERPEFYLVK
- a CDS encoding transglutaminase-like domain-containing protein, encoding MRANNEQRWNLLQSWLTTALFSVVLYHTVFHYAGFSNENLLLAALCSLLFTVAFRCIFQFWKITLPIFALVVLVVALQFFVGWNFPLSILSRTFWAALFEQGKAVFTAFLAAPGGVLDLAGGSVFVLLLTSFLATVTVWVLPIPILNMALLILPYFTMKDLTSDPNWILYLLLGLYCVYSSYAYRQDPSEREQRPPILFGVGLLVLTFLVQSFLGPEFFFNEELSKRLNDWNPSEGGEVSPFSLEDLGYYPMGRRRIGGPIALDEAPFLEISAPPFSFYLRGTAYDYFDGRAWGFSERQVLQGFRSDPDYPDHFDGKQAQLFWFPTPEDRDALLSEGIFQPILYTLRSVGANRTVFHGGKPTLLARNARGSEFLSFPDFAGAAIAQTDEFLFSQNGMLIARHYYSDAPISIQDCVLPLKQTDFTEEQSAMLDRLEPLRKGRGMRQYEPLVRAYDPALAEILYDESHSFGTLVQDLNAHFNEFYRYTLAVRPLPEKETVLSDFLQTKEGYCVYFASTWTALLQDLGYDVRYVEGLLVPAQEAAPGKQVSRTLSAQQGHAWLEINTAKAGYVPVEATPASHIADVANLTASAETPQDSIEESVPPQESSEPASTSSVSDSREPEEPPAPEPERSKATLLWALPVLLLLFVALVAFLRLRAWHNSVNEVAALQRYDQADSKGKREQALANWARLRRLHEYSGETFHLEDTVRTIFARLESAEGGIDSSEFLTGMESLCYAKRPLSTQNFQQLLRLRIEKEYQVRSTLGTMRWFLHCVVAVPK
- a CDS encoding YfhO family protein, whose product is MKYDLTQVAAGRDVLALRRKGQKKRTFGLVFLSFLLPIVALLPGFAYAGIAPFGTNTTMAVDLRHEYVGFYEAYRYALAQPSGFFYSMTKSLGGEMIGTFSYYMASPLHLLFFLFPREALPAIIEIVQLLKIGLAGASFSLLLIHREHGEDWRVVLFSTLYGLLSFATANLLNHMWLDPILLFPLVILALENLLREKNPLPYVLVLALSIFTNYYIAYMGCIFLALYAIYALVRMPRDPKMEHGHWFIQQIKRYLRFIFYSVLAAGICAFVLLPTLQSILASKGTYAENVVAGWVLDYPLADFFAKLLPAAFNYDQVPSGLPNVFCGTVTLLFSILYFMNGRIALRERFVSFAILVFLFLSMNVKNLTIFWHGMQYPIWYEYRFSWLFSFFSLLLAYRSMRRTPRPALVFYLIATILYAGLLVYLWRNLTRYPFLTHYHILAGAAVWVIVSLLLFLRPVRNRAVAVLLLLVCFLEMSTNAAFHTGCYSYESWAEFLLMEKQVGEPLRKISPSTDEFWRTEKTFMHDNNDGMRFCSPTITHFNSTLERENVDLFASLGFATTQNSINGTNGTKITDAIFGVRYYLEGNPNAFKLQAPGIDRLKPKSHRPDLSSMTLLEETPYVRSYENKQAMPLGLLAEADIATLLSNHANPADYQDRLLNVLDGASGEVNYLERLPLDGVTLENCTETGAKSLQDEPTTYQKTDEQKPARISFTFTVKDSAAHYLSVSNLLNSKNSKLLLDGEELSNKRVGSHRNSQLYNVANGEAGGEQHTFTVEMKDTSSLIISNISLFRLDEPGLEKASAFQQKNGLRLTKRRDTEIEGSVSATKDTPYLLLTLPYSSGWSATVDGAPVATKKVLGQLLVLPITPGEHDIQLTYSLPGFEAGKIVSIGTLTLALMLGITHAVIQRRRRKEEGEIA
- a CDS encoding glutamine--tRNA ligase/YqeY domain fusion protein, translating into MTDSRNRKTAPTDPREESPQATNFIHQIIDEELAPGGRCEGETVITRFPPEPNGYLHIGHAKAICIDFGTAEKYNGLCNLRMDDTNPVKEDEHYVQRIKDDIHWLGFDWGDHFYHASDYFQKMFECAIVLIKKGLAFVCDLSAEELREYRGTLTEPGKESPYRNRSVEENLDLFLRMKAGEFADGEKTLRAKIDMSSGNINMRDPVIYRIAHRSHHRTGDDWCIYPMYDYAHPLEDAFEGITHSLCSLEFESHRPLYDWVVDNTDVPHKPRQIEFARLNLTGTVMSKRKLRQLVESKVVDGWDDPRLPTLSGLRRRGYTPQSIRNFCERIGVAKVDSMVDHRFLEYCLREDLDRTAPRGMAVLDPVKLIIDDYPEGKSEECVVSNHPKDNSMGTHTIPFRREVWIEREDFMEVPAKKYFRLFPGNEVRLRGAYIIRCTGCEKDEDGNIIAVHATHDPDSFGGQAPDGRKIKGTIHWVPVKEAVSCEVRLYDSLFTVEVPDADEREYTELINPNSLQVIPTAYLEPWLADADPDMRYQFMRQGYFCEDNHYSTPEQRVFNRIVTLRDSYRPE
- a CDS encoding D-2-hydroxyacid dehydrogenase, giving the protein MKIVILDAFGMNPGDLSWAPLEKLGEFICYEETDSDDRAEVRRRIGDCEILLDSKVILDRELLQDCPNLRYIGITATGYNCVDLDACRELGITVTNIPQYSTEAVAQHTIALLLEACCQVGHHAQAVRDGRWAQSNRWCFWDMPLIELAGKTMGIIGYGAIGKAVGRIAEALGMKLLVNARTKHPELEHANLRFADKETIFAQADVISLHCPLTDATRHLINATSIAAMKDGVILLNASRGPLIDEKALAEGLRSKKIRYAGLDVTEKEPLPEDSPLSQLPNCFITPHIAWVPVETRQRLLDAVVANLVAYLEKCPVNVIS